One Roseibium sp. HPY-6 genomic region harbors:
- a CDS encoding 2Fe-2S iron-sulfur cluster binding domain-containing protein has product MSETYNVRLEPVGVEFEVEENETILDAAFRQGIALPHGCKEGQCSACKCVQLDGESEMLKYSTFALNDMERDSGHVLMCRTLAYSDIEIELLNYDEEVLSKSIPVKEYSGEIVDFHKLTHDIRGVQIKLHAPLKFWAGQYVDITVTTEAGETITRSFSMANPPSETENLSFIIKKYPDGKFSNELDEGGIKAGARVQITGPYGMCFRREGRDGPLVLVGAGSGMSPVWSILNDHLASGEDRPVYFFYGARTRNDLFKLEDISKITDANPSVSFIPVLSHADDDATWTGERGFVHECVDRHLKELGIDGEGDVYACGPPPMIDALTPVLFMLDFETDRIFFDKFTPTSGSSAH; this is encoded by the coding sequence ATGTCAGAAACCTACAATGTCCGGCTGGAACCCGTAGGTGTGGAATTCGAAGTCGAAGAGAATGAAACCATTCTCGACGCTGCGTTTCGTCAAGGAATAGCGCTGCCGCATGGCTGCAAGGAAGGCCAGTGTTCGGCATGCAAATGTGTGCAGCTCGACGGCGAAAGCGAGATGCTCAAATATTCGACCTTTGCGTTAAACGACATGGAGCGCGACAGCGGTCACGTTTTGATGTGCCGCACGTTGGCCTACAGCGATATCGAAATTGAATTGCTGAATTACGACGAAGAGGTTCTCTCTAAGTCGATACCTGTCAAAGAGTATTCAGGCGAGATCGTCGATTTCCATAAACTGACGCATGATATCCGCGGCGTCCAGATCAAACTGCATGCGCCGCTCAAGTTCTGGGCCGGGCAGTATGTCGACATCACGGTCACCACGGAAGCGGGGGAGACGATTACACGCTCGTTCTCCATGGCAAATCCGCCGAGCGAAACCGAAAACCTCTCGTTCATCATCAAAAAATATCCAGACGGAAAGTTCTCCAACGAACTGGACGAAGGCGGAATCAAAGCCGGAGCCCGAGTCCAGATCACAGGACCCTACGGGATGTGTTTCCGCCGAGAAGGACGAGACGGACCGCTTGTCCTAGTCGGAGCCGGATCCGGCATGTCCCCGGTCTGGTCGATCCTTAACGATCATCTGGCCAGCGGCGAAGATCGTCCGGTTTATTTCTTCTATGGAGCGCGTACCAGGAACGATCTCTTCAAGCTCGAGGATATCTCGAAAATCACGGATGCAAATCCTTCGGTCAGTTTCATTCCGGTTCTCAGTCATGCCGATGACGACGCTACCTGGACTGGCGAACGCGGGTTCGTTCACGAGTGTGTCGACCGTCATCTGAAGGAGCTGGGTATCGACGGTGAAGGCGACGTCTATGCCTGTGGCCCGCCGCCAATGATCGATGCGCTGACCCCAGTCCTCTTCATGCTCGACTTCGAAACCGATCGAATTTTCTTCGACAAATTCACTCCAACTTCCGGTTCATCGGCCCACTGA
- a CDS encoding WD40 repeat domain-containing protein, which translates to MNEQTSKGLSAFDLLSMSWSLKEKPVHSIFCHDGNFAAFLLASGKLAIVRTSDAESPSKRTSIEEATGRTTIRPRNVDPIPPTVLDTAALADLPIARFGSQGFAVACKDGTVRQATPRGLVIERVTSGSGPITAFNGDKTGSCVVFARGNEVFVTGTEGEALLASVKLDHLVSCLSAFSGDGKLAAWGNGTVSILKFSESLQTLWSLECTGEVVSMSWNSKSTQLACGCADKAVLTIDCLAKSTHRIENFPSEVRTAEFNETGAALVASGAFRLAGWKENDLPQTGGPGTPLSSGKAGFVLLESIASHPTKGMVAAGFENGVIALTSIGEPEELLLKNASNTAIATMSWSPDGENLAVGNAAGECSIVNFPEQMFK; encoded by the coding sequence ATGAATGAGCAAACCTCCAAGGGGCTCTCGGCCTTTGATCTTTTGTCCATGTCCTGGTCTCTGAAGGAAAAGCCGGTTCATTCGATTTTTTGTCATGACGGCAACTTTGCCGCATTCCTGTTGGCGTCCGGCAAGCTTGCAATTGTGCGGACCTCGGACGCGGAATCGCCCAGTAAAAGGACGTCAATAGAAGAGGCAACCGGCAGAACCACCATACGCCCCCGAAACGTGGATCCAATTCCGCCGACTGTATTGGACACCGCTGCGCTCGCAGACCTTCCCATCGCACGCTTTGGATCACAGGGTTTTGCGGTTGCCTGCAAAGATGGAACCGTGCGCCAGGCAACGCCGCGCGGGCTTGTCATCGAACGGGTAACGTCAGGTAGCGGTCCGATCACCGCGTTCAACGGAGACAAGACCGGCAGCTGTGTTGTGTTCGCGCGCGGAAACGAGGTTTTCGTGACCGGAACCGAGGGCGAAGCGCTACTGGCATCCGTGAAACTGGATCACCTTGTGTCTTGTCTTTCAGCTTTTTCCGGTGATGGAAAGCTCGCGGCCTGGGGCAATGGCACGGTCTCGATCTTGAAGTTTTCGGAAAGTTTGCAAACCCTCTGGAGCCTGGAATGTACCGGTGAAGTCGTATCGATGAGCTGGAACTCGAAATCAACGCAACTGGCTTGCGGGTGCGCGGACAAAGCCGTGCTAACGATTGACTGTCTTGCGAAATCAACGCACCGTATCGAAAACTTCCCTTCAGAAGTCCGGACAGCCGAATTCAACGAAACGGGTGCAGCGCTTGTCGCCTCGGGAGCATTTCGTCTTGCGGGGTGGAAAGAAAACGATCTACCCCAAACCGGAGGTCCGGGAACGCCCTTGTCCTCGGGCAAAGCCGGTTTCGTGTTGCTTGAATCCATCGCATCGCATCCGACGAAGGGCATGGTTGCCGCCGGTTTTGAAAACGGCGTAATTGCCCTCACCAGTATAGGTGAGCCGGAAGAACTCCTTCTGAAAAATGCATCAAACACCGCAATCGCCACCATGAGCTGGTCGCCGGACGGCGAAAATCTGGCCGTTGGCAACGCAGCAGGCGAATGCAGCATCGTCAATTTCCCGGAGCAAATGTTCAAATAA
- a CDS encoding ATP-grasp fold amidoligase family protein translates to MSGRFPNLDLPQTFTDKVQVRKLYDRDPLFPVMVDKHAVKRLVSDRVGDDYTIKTLWVGSDLSEVDWNLIKLPVVVKPTHGSGQGAFLEKPEDINALLRSNLPAKWLATEHHLYNREWAYGEFKPQLIVEEMLQGLTDAPDDYRFFVFSGEVRMIEARLRREGVAYEAYFAPDGTRLDLESGYIPPAPGHVELPTSLAKMTSIAKQLASGTDFVRVDLYACKERIFVGELTLYPGGGFPGCVPEAWDKKLGDMWDLRAKPPKLSKRKPVGVRLLRLS, encoded by the coding sequence ATGAGTGGTCGATTTCCGAACTTAGACCTTCCTCAAACCTTTACCGACAAGGTACAGGTCAGAAAACTGTATGATCGCGACCCGCTCTTTCCCGTTATGGTAGACAAACACGCTGTTAAGAGACTCGTCTCCGACCGGGTCGGAGATGACTACACAATCAAGACGCTGTGGGTCGGAAGTGACCTTTCCGAGGTCGATTGGAACTTGATCAAGCTTCCTGTTGTCGTGAAGCCAACCCACGGAAGTGGGCAGGGCGCTTTCCTTGAAAAACCGGAAGATATCAATGCGTTGCTCAGAAGCAATCTCCCCGCAAAATGGTTGGCAACCGAACACCATCTTTATAACCGAGAATGGGCATACGGGGAATTTAAGCCGCAGCTAATCGTTGAAGAAATGCTTCAAGGCTTAACTGATGCGCCGGACGACTACCGCTTCTTCGTGTTTTCGGGTGAAGTACGCATGATTGAAGCCCGGCTCCGGCGCGAAGGCGTAGCGTATGAGGCCTATTTCGCACCTGACGGGACACGACTTGATCTAGAGTCAGGATATATTCCGCCCGCTCCCGGCCACGTGGAACTGCCTACCAGCCTCGCAAAGATGACATCGATTGCAAAGCAACTAGCCAGTGGCACCGACTTCGTCAGAGTTGACCTTTATGCATGCAAGGAGCGCATTTTTGTTGGAGAGCTTACACTTTATCCGGGTGGTGGGTTTCCGGGGTGCGTTCCAGAAGCTTGGGATAAAAAACTCGGTGATATGTGGGATTTGCGTGCAAAGCCCCCAAAGCTTAGCAAAAGAAAACCGGTCGGTGTGAGACTACTTAGGCTCTCATGA
- a CDS encoding TetR/AcrR family transcriptional regulator: MLGKRKTGDKLGDIRRATIAEVVERGSSAASVNAIAKRAGLAVGTVYRYYESKEQLLRTVQMTIKTELHEQVMNAAKSENGAKAKVRAMWFSILEYAHENPDSFLFSEVLMNSALLTDKERGRIEAMLLEGTQVIERGITEGIIQSGDLRAIRTIIIAPALHLGRATARVGEAPNSACAEETFDLCWKAIST; the protein is encoded by the coding sequence ATGCTGGGTAAGCGAAAAACGGGCGACAAACTAGGTGACATCAGACGAGCGACGATTGCCGAAGTTGTCGAGCGAGGGTCATCTGCAGCCTCAGTGAACGCTATTGCAAAACGCGCCGGGCTCGCCGTTGGCACGGTCTACCGATATTATGAGAGTAAAGAGCAGCTACTTCGTACAGTTCAAATGACAATCAAAACTGAGTTGCATGAGCAAGTCATGAACGCCGCGAAGTCTGAGAATGGCGCTAAGGCTAAAGTACGGGCCATGTGGTTTAGCATTTTGGAATATGCGCACGAGAATCCGGACTCATTTCTCTTCTCAGAAGTCCTCATGAACTCGGCCCTTCTTACTGACAAGGAACGCGGCCGGATCGAGGCCATGCTTTTGGAAGGTACTCAGGTGATTGAGCGAGGAATAACTGAGGGTATCATCCAATCCGGTGATTTACGGGCGATTAGAACGATTATTATTGCGCCTGCTCTTCATCTTGGGCGGGCCACAGCACGCGTAGGCGAAGCGCCAAACTCTGCCTGTGCAGAAGAAACCTTCGATTTGTGCTGGAAAGCCATCTCGACCTGA
- a CDS encoding aromatic/alkene/methane monooxygenase hydroxylase/oxygenase subunit alpha translates to MAITLNKITSQRGISVGEATKKISDLGWNPTYVQEAATFPTDYKITKAPRDPMKQVLRSYFPMEEEKDNRVYGALDAALRGDMFRNVEPRWIEWMKLFLAIIPFPEISAARSMAMVARLAPGEDLRTGFTMQMVDEFRHSTIQMNLKKWYMENYIDPAGFDITEEAFGKCYATTIGRQFGEGFITGDTMTAACMYLTVVAETAFTNTLFVAMPSEAARNGDYALPTVFLSVQSDESRHIGNGHSLLMAALKEPENHLLLERDLRYAFWQNHAIVDAAIGTFIEYGTTNRDKEKESYAEMWHRWIFEDYYRTYMLPLEKYGVKIHHDDVQEAWKRITDKKYVHKVAQFFAVGWPVNFWRIEAQTEKDFEWFEHKYPGWYAEFGDFWKWYDKLSKPGEKVITFNEETGYVYPHRCWSCLVPCLIREDMVIDQIDGKWHTFAHELDRWTAVEAFSDEYQGRPTPAMGKFSGKREWETVYDGWDLADAIKDLNFVRDDGETLVAQPHLRFDDKEQWKLEHVRGHQLASPLNALRAMSDAERDAHVAEYRKGFTINPCN, encoded by the coding sequence ATGGCAATTACGTTGAACAAGATTACGTCTCAGCGGGGAATCTCGGTGGGTGAAGCCACCAAGAAGATTTCTGACCTTGGTTGGAATCCCACTTATGTGCAGGAAGCTGCAACGTTTCCGACTGACTACAAGATCACCAAGGCGCCGCGCGATCCGATGAAGCAAGTGCTTCGGTCCTACTTCCCCATGGAAGAGGAAAAGGACAATCGTGTTTACGGCGCTCTTGATGCCGCACTTCGCGGCGACATGTTCCGCAATGTGGAGCCGCGCTGGATTGAGTGGATGAAGCTTTTCCTCGCGATCATTCCCTTCCCGGAAATTTCGGCAGCACGGTCCATGGCCATGGTGGCACGTCTTGCGCCCGGTGAGGACCTGCGCACCGGCTTCACCATGCAGATGGTCGACGAGTTCCGTCACTCCACGATCCAGATGAATCTGAAAAAGTGGTACATGGAAAACTATATCGATCCGGCAGGGTTCGATATTACCGAAGAAGCTTTCGGCAAGTGTTACGCAACAACGATCGGACGCCAGTTCGGTGAGGGCTTCATCACTGGCGACACCATGACCGCCGCGTGCATGTACCTGACGGTTGTCGCTGAAACTGCGTTCACAAACACCCTGTTCGTGGCCATGCCGTCCGAGGCTGCCAGAAATGGTGACTATGCTCTGCCGACAGTCTTCCTGTCCGTGCAGTCAGACGAGAGTCGCCACATCGGAAACGGCCACTCTCTGTTGATGGCAGCTCTCAAGGAGCCGGAAAATCACCTGCTTCTGGAGCGCGACCTGCGGTACGCGTTCTGGCAGAACCACGCCATTGTCGACGCGGCGATCGGAACGTTCATCGAATACGGCACCACCAACCGCGACAAGGAAAAAGAGTCCTACGCGGAAATGTGGCACCGCTGGATCTTCGAGGACTACTACCGGACCTACATGCTCCCGCTCGAGAAGTACGGTGTGAAGATCCATCACGACGATGTCCAGGAAGCTTGGAAGCGTATCACCGACAAGAAATACGTCCACAAAGTCGCGCAGTTCTTCGCTGTCGGCTGGCCGGTGAATTTCTGGCGGATCGAAGCCCAGACGGAAAAAGATTTCGAATGGTTCGAGCACAAGTATCCGGGCTGGTACGCCGAGTTCGGTGATTTCTGGAAATGGTACGACAAGCTTAGCAAACCGGGTGAAAAGGTTATCACCTTCAACGAAGAGACCGGATATGTTTATCCGCATCGCTGCTGGTCCTGCCTGGTTCCGTGCCTCATTCGCGAAGACATGGTGATCGATCAGATCGACGGCAAATGGCACACGTTCGCTCATGAACTGGATCGTTGGACCGCTGTCGAAGCTTTCTCTGACGAGTATCAGGGGCGCCCGACACCTGCGATGGGCAAATTCTCCGGCAAGCGTGAATGGGAAACCGTTTACGACGGCTGGGACCTGGCCGATGCTATCAAGGATCTCAACTTCGTTCGCGACGACGGCGAAACACTGGTGGCGCAGCCGCACCTGCGTTTCGACGACAAGGAACAGTGGAAGCTTGAGCACGTCCGTGGCCATCAACTGGCTTCGCCGCTCAACGCATTGCGGGCAATGTCCGACGCCGAGCGTGATGCACACGTTGCTGAGTACCGCAAGGGCTTCACCATCAATCCCTGCAACTAA
- a CDS encoding thiamine pyrophosphate-binding protein: MTKTVSQVIAKALKTYEVPFVAGIPGHGNWSLTNAFHHSEEAPRFVQVMHEQSAAHMADACFRLTGEPGAVTASVGPGAANTLMGLATAYADSSACLALTGSGATHMRGHGVMQTLDRKHAPDFPKMAEPATKAQFEIHSADATASVLHRSFNAMRTGRPGPVSIDIPMDVQVASTDIDVSELSKRLPTGAPRPDSDALDAALALLQSAERPVVVLGGGVLIAGATSQLPAFLELACLPAVHTWNGKGALVDDHPLNVGPIGVGGSKAANEIAATADVVLALGCRFSDWSSSSFRKGVTFSIPDSKLIHIDIDPQTIGRTYPADVGIVADLKQALGDLHAGLSKLQSQAAWERRAPWLDRIAANKKDWEETVAKRVDAEGIPASMLAVFKRLRRALPREAVVTVGSGHCQAAVRQGFQCLEPHTHVTSGGYSTMGFAVPAAIASAIVRPDAPVVAILGDGDFLMSAHELATCVMQGLPVIILLLNNAGFISIRDGQDAIFGRNVASEFHEISASPSGYSPDFAALAKSFHLDTSVRVERLDDIEPAIKRAIASQGPALIEVPITRDPALAGAEGAGWWDFPHTVDALVEIQEDYGFGRAAQQHLGADTSETELRLPLAIYG; the protein is encoded by the coding sequence ATGACAAAAACCGTAAGCCAAGTCATCGCCAAAGCGTTGAAAACCTACGAGGTGCCCTTTGTCGCTGGCATACCAGGCCATGGGAACTGGTCCTTGACGAATGCGTTTCACCACTCAGAAGAGGCACCACGGTTTGTGCAGGTGATGCACGAACAGTCGGCAGCCCATATGGCTGATGCCTGCTTTCGGCTGACAGGCGAGCCTGGAGCTGTGACGGCCTCGGTTGGGCCTGGCGCAGCTAATACGTTGATGGGCTTGGCGACGGCATATGCGGACTCCAGCGCATGTCTGGCCCTGACTGGCTCAGGTGCCACCCATATGCGCGGACATGGCGTGATGCAGACACTGGACCGCAAACATGCTCCCGATTTTCCCAAAATGGCTGAACCGGCCACGAAGGCGCAGTTTGAAATCCATTCTGCCGACGCGACCGCGTCTGTCTTGCACAGAAGCTTCAACGCGATGCGGACGGGACGACCGGGACCAGTCAGCATCGACATTCCGATGGACGTTCAAGTGGCGTCCACCGACATCGACGTGAGCGAGCTCTCCAAGCGCCTACCCACGGGAGCGCCCCGGCCAGATTCCGATGCACTCGACGCGGCGCTTGCACTACTTCAATCGGCTGAAAGGCCAGTCGTTGTTCTGGGTGGAGGCGTCTTAATTGCAGGGGCCACATCTCAGCTCCCCGCGTTTCTCGAACTGGCCTGCCTCCCGGCAGTTCACACATGGAATGGAAAGGGGGCGCTGGTCGATGACCATCCGCTGAACGTAGGACCAATCGGTGTAGGAGGTTCGAAGGCTGCAAATGAGATCGCAGCAACTGCGGATGTCGTGCTGGCGCTTGGGTGCCGGTTCTCGGATTGGTCATCGTCATCCTTCCGCAAAGGGGTCACCTTCTCGATCCCTGATAGCAAGCTCATTCATATCGACATTGACCCGCAAACCATCGGCAGAACCTATCCCGCCGACGTTGGTATCGTGGCTGACCTCAAGCAAGCGCTTGGTGACCTACACGCCGGTCTTTCCAAGTTACAGAGCCAGGCCGCATGGGAGAGGCGCGCACCATGGCTCGACCGGATTGCAGCGAACAAGAAGGACTGGGAAGAAACAGTCGCCAAACGTGTTGATGCAGAAGGCATTCCAGCGTCGATGCTGGCTGTGTTCAAGCGGCTGCGGCGCGCTTTGCCGAGGGAGGCCGTCGTCACAGTTGGTTCTGGCCATTGTCAGGCGGCGGTTCGGCAGGGCTTCCAATGTCTTGAACCCCATACCCATGTAACCTCGGGTGGATATTCAACCATGGGCTTTGCCGTCCCGGCAGCGATAGCCTCAGCTATCGTGCGACCAGACGCACCAGTCGTTGCAATTCTTGGCGACGGAGACTTTTTGATGTCTGCCCACGAGCTTGCAACGTGCGTTATGCAGGGCCTGCCTGTCATCATCCTCTTGTTGAACAACGCAGGGTTCATCTCAATCCGTGATGGACAGGATGCGATCTTCGGGCGCAACGTGGCCTCCGAGTTTCATGAAATCTCTGCAAGCCCTTCTGGATACTCCCCTGACTTCGCAGCACTCGCCAAATCGTTCCACTTGGATACCTCTGTCCGTGTCGAACGGCTGGACGACATCGAGCCAGCGATCAAGCGCGCGATTGCGTCCCAAGGGCCTGCGCTGATCGAAGTGCCAATCACACGTGACCCGGCATTGGCAGGCGCTGAAGGAGCAGGTTGGTGGGACTTCCCGCACACAGTAGATGCCTTGGTAGAAATACAAGAGGACTACGGTTTTGGTCGTGCAGCTCAGCAACATTTGGGGGCCGATACGAGCGAAACGGAACTCCGTCTGCCACTTGCCATTTATGGATGA
- a CDS encoding XRE family transcriptional regulator — MVSKTMPADAKAASPRETATILGGRLRELRKARSMTLQALADKAGLSVGFLSQLERNQASPSVRALNALAQALDVSIHWFFPDPEDEQDPDADIIVRSGRRRSIRFDTGIKDELLCPTLTGKLEMLLCTLQPGATSDDELYSHNGEEAGYVVGGKLELTIEDKVYVLEAGDSFHFDSDRPHRYRNPSAEVTTVVWAMTPPHY; from the coding sequence ATGGTTAGCAAAACGATGCCAGCGGATGCGAAAGCTGCCAGTCCACGAGAGACCGCGACAATTCTTGGCGGGAGGCTCAGAGAGCTCCGCAAGGCACGGTCCATGACATTGCAAGCCTTGGCCGACAAGGCAGGTCTGTCGGTCGGTTTCTTGAGCCAGCTTGAGCGCAATCAGGCGTCACCGTCCGTTCGCGCGCTGAACGCGTTGGCGCAAGCGCTGGATGTGAGCATACACTGGTTTTTCCCCGATCCCGAAGACGAGCAGGACCCCGACGCCGATATCATCGTCAGATCAGGCCGCAGGCGGTCCATTCGGTTCGACACGGGTATCAAGGACGAACTTCTCTGCCCGACGCTGACAGGCAAGCTGGAAATGCTGCTCTGCACCCTCCAACCCGGCGCTACTTCAGACGACGAACTCTACAGCCACAACGGAGAAGAAGCGGGCTATGTCGTTGGCGGCAAGTTGGAGCTGACCATCGAGGATAAGGTCTACGTGCTGGAGGCTGGAGACAGCTTTCACTTCGATTCCGACCGACCACATCGGTACCGGAATCCAAGTGCTGAGGTAACGACAGTTGTTTGGGCTATGACACCGCCTCACTATTAA
- the virD4 gene encoding type IV secretion system ATPase VirD4 (The ATPase VirD4 is a core component of the VirB/VirD4 form of type IV secretion systems (T4SS), also known as type IVa secretion systems.) has protein sequence MNQIIKDGLFFGLFGLVLGAIVGFLLAGAYVDFRIGVPLDQFQLLDALRVSPWGDLINERYWTHVLLICGGGGLAGMIGAIALGVRPSLDSHGSARWASLQDLQKNKLLSPAAKVAGPIYAKTSLPKGRGKFISSQDIPHSFIAAPTGSGKGVGVVIPTLLTYPGSVICLDVKGENFEKTSRQRKEMGDLIYKFAPFDEEEKTHRYNPLEDVAALPEKRRYAEAQRIAESLLYLPGNNAQGFMPSAKQILVATILVAIEHNSANLGTVYDLLSQGKREDGEGEADFAALFKQLADETGVEEAKAIYNRMAGTDYKTVSAYMSVLFDGGLGQWAEYHVRRATEASDFSISELRRRPASIFLVVGPNDLQVLSPLIRMMFQQTVSILQRSEPGEDEPYPVLLLMDEFPALGKMGSLSQGITTLRSYGGRMMVVAQSISNLKAAYGNDGAQNFLANCRLQLFMAPADAETPEYVSKSIGDFTRKSRSKSWRMNEFGGSNISEREEGARLLRPEDLRRLGDDEVVLLIQGQNAVRAKKVRYFEDRELKKLFEAQSGRLPEPPIIVAASKPRAQVFNLQSADQETPEASNVSGSRLKRLKSETDGSSDLTEKRADALLNEQNKLLNLIGSVQQENIERA, from the coding sequence GTGAACCAGATTATCAAGGACGGTTTGTTCTTCGGGCTTTTCGGTTTGGTTCTGGGAGCCATCGTCGGGTTCTTGTTGGCCGGTGCCTATGTCGATTTTCGGATTGGTGTTCCGCTTGACCAATTCCAGTTGCTGGATGCGCTCAGGGTCAGCCCATGGGGCGATTTGATCAACGAGCGCTATTGGACGCATGTTCTCCTGATCTGCGGTGGTGGTGGCCTGGCCGGGATGATTGGCGCGATCGCACTCGGGGTCCGGCCGTCGCTTGATAGTCATGGATCCGCCCGATGGGCGAGCCTTCAAGACCTTCAGAAAAACAAGTTGCTTTCTCCGGCCGCAAAGGTCGCCGGGCCGATCTATGCCAAGACCTCGCTGCCGAAGGGTCGCGGTAAATTTATCAGCAGTCAGGATATCCCGCATTCCTTCATCGCTGCTCCGACCGGGTCAGGGAAGGGTGTCGGTGTGGTGATCCCGACGCTGCTCACCTACCCGGGCAGTGTCATTTGCCTCGATGTGAAGGGCGAGAATTTCGAGAAGACCAGCCGTCAGCGCAAAGAGATGGGCGATCTGATCTACAAGTTTGCTCCCTTCGATGAGGAAGAGAAGACGCACCGGTACAATCCTTTAGAAGATGTTGCAGCGCTGCCGGAAAAACGCCGATACGCGGAAGCGCAGCGCATTGCGGAATCGCTGCTTTATCTTCCGGGCAACAACGCTCAGGGGTTCATGCCATCGGCGAAACAGATCCTTGTCGCCACGATCCTGGTCGCGATTGAGCACAACTCAGCAAACCTCGGCACGGTCTATGATCTTTTGTCCCAGGGCAAACGGGAGGACGGGGAGGGCGAGGCGGACTTTGCAGCGCTCTTCAAGCAGCTCGCAGATGAGACCGGTGTTGAAGAGGCCAAGGCGATTTACAACCGCATGGCTGGAACGGACTATAAGACCGTCTCAGCCTATATGTCCGTGCTCTTTGATGGAGGCCTCGGTCAGTGGGCCGAATATCATGTACGGCGTGCGACGGAGGCCAGTGATTTTTCCATATCGGAGCTGCGCCGCCGTCCGGCAAGCATCTTCCTGGTCGTCGGTCCGAACGACCTTCAAGTGCTCTCACCGTTGATCCGGATGATGTTCCAGCAGACGGTTTCGATTTTACAGCGATCGGAGCCCGGCGAAGATGAACCTTATCCGGTTCTGCTTCTGATGGACGAGTTTCCAGCACTTGGCAAAATGGGTTCTCTTAGCCAAGGGATCACGACGCTGCGATCCTATGGCGGCCGGATGATGGTCGTGGCGCAATCGATCTCTAACCTGAAAGCAGCTTACGGCAACGATGGCGCCCAGAACTTCCTTGCCAATTGCCGGCTGCAGCTCTTCATGGCTCCGGCCGATGCGGAAACTCCTGAGTATGTGTCCAAGTCGATTGGCGATTTCACCCGCAAGAGCCGGTCGAAGTCCTGGCGCATGAACGAGTTCGGCGGTTCGAACATTTCCGAGCGGGAGGAGGGTGCCCGCTTGCTTCGCCCGGAAGATCTGCGCCGGCTCGGAGATGACGAGGTTGTGTTGCTCATCCAGGGCCAGAATGCGGTTCGGGCGAAGAAAGTCCGATATTTCGAAGACCGGGAGCTGAAGAAGCTCTTTGAGGCACAATCAGGCCGGTTGCCGGAACCGCCGATTATTGTCGCTGCCTCCAAGCCCAGAGCGCAAGTTTTTAATCTGCAATCTGCGGATCAAGAAACGCCGGAGGCATCCAACGTGTCCGGATCAAGGCTCAAGCGCTTGAAAAGTGAGACAGACGGGAGTTCGGACTTAACAGAAAAACGAGCTGATGCGCTTTTGAACGAACAAAACAAATTATTGAATCTCATCGGCAGCGTTCAGCAAGAAAATATTGAAAGAGCATAG